The Arachis hypogaea cultivar Tifrunner chromosome 19, arahy.Tifrunner.gnm2.J5K5, whole genome shotgun sequence genome has a window encoding:
- the LOC112775247 gene encoding uncharacterized protein isoform X1 — MAAIPSTNSASLISYRWCCLNYRWPCVTAKKTSEEGDKRSLPSMSDILEASRAQKLDLQLKTLGPFFRITATSLQTRAELGKAEGLVRISFQGTKILHLDSMKLRRETLSMEKSIFGLGLFIGAVAILHGYDSGCTTAQLLAINDSDLYHSKLVRFYSRLGFREVCQVSGSSIGDIPHMLVWGGVGTRMDASIEELMLKWCTRFKKNQSPQS; from the exons ATGGCCGCCATTCCTTCCACTAACTCAGCCTCTTTGATTTCT TACAGGTGGTGTTGTTTG AACTACAGATGGCCATGTGTGACAGCAAAGAAGACTAGTGAGGAAGGCGATAAACGCTCACTGCCAAGCATGTCTGATATTCTAGAAGCTTCTAGAGCACAGAAACTGGACCTTCAACTCAAAACCCTGGGACCCTTCTTCAGGATCACTGCCACTAGCCTCCAAACCCGCGCAGAGCTGGGAAAAGCTGAAGGCCTCGTACGAATCTCGTTTCAAGGAACAAAGATTCTTCACTTGGATTCCATGAAGCTCCGCAGGGAAACCCTCAGCATGGAGAAATCAATCTTTGGCCTTGGTTTGTTCATCGGTGCCGTCGCTATTCTTCACGGCTACGATTCTGGCTGCACCACCGCTCAGTTACTCGCAATCAATGATTCCGACCTTTACCATTCTAAG TTGGTTAGGTTCTACAGTAGACTTGGATTTAGAGAGGTGTGCCAAGTGAGTGGCTCATCAATTGGGGATATTCCACACATGCTGGTTTGGGGAGGTGTTGGTACACGCATGGATGCCAGCATTGAGGAACTCATGCTCAAATGGTGTACCAGATTCAAGAAAAATCAAAGCCCTCAATCATGA
- the LOC112775247 gene encoding uncharacterized protein isoform X2: MAAIPSTNSASLISNYRWPCVTAKKTSEEGDKRSLPSMSDILEASRAQKLDLQLKTLGPFFRITATSLQTRAELGKAEGLVRISFQGTKILHLDSMKLRRETLSMEKSIFGLGLFIGAVAILHGYDSGCTTAQLLAINDSDLYHSKLVRFYSRLGFREVCQVSGSSIGDIPHMLVWGGVGTRMDASIEELMLKWCTRFKKNQSPQS, from the exons ATGGCCGCCATTCCTTCCACTAACTCAGCCTCTTTGATTTCT AACTACAGATGGCCATGTGTGACAGCAAAGAAGACTAGTGAGGAAGGCGATAAACGCTCACTGCCAAGCATGTCTGATATTCTAGAAGCTTCTAGAGCACAGAAACTGGACCTTCAACTCAAAACCCTGGGACCCTTCTTCAGGATCACTGCCACTAGCCTCCAAACCCGCGCAGAGCTGGGAAAAGCTGAAGGCCTCGTACGAATCTCGTTTCAAGGAACAAAGATTCTTCACTTGGATTCCATGAAGCTCCGCAGGGAAACCCTCAGCATGGAGAAATCAATCTTTGGCCTTGGTTTGTTCATCGGTGCCGTCGCTATTCTTCACGGCTACGATTCTGGCTGCACCACCGCTCAGTTACTCGCAATCAATGATTCCGACCTTTACCATTCTAAG TTGGTTAGGTTCTACAGTAGACTTGGATTTAGAGAGGTGTGCCAAGTGAGTGGCTCATCAATTGGGGATATTCCACACATGCTGGTTTGGGGAGGTGTTGGTACACGCATGGATGCCAGCATTGAGGAACTCATGCTCAAATGGTGTACCAGATTCAAGAAAAATCAAAGCCCTCAATCATGA